The following proteins are co-located in the Vigna angularis cultivar LongXiaoDou No.4 chromosome 2, ASM1680809v1, whole genome shotgun sequence genome:
- the LOC108327927 gene encoding CBL-interacting serine/threonine-protein kinase 14, protein MREPQNDTLATQLTTTNDDVPSAVVLFGKYELKRLLGVGAFGKVYHATTAVTRQSVAVKAVSKSKVLNGGFAANVEREISIMRRLHHSNIIDLFEVLATKTKIYFVMEFAAGGELFHTVARKGRLEEEDARFYFRQLISALKHCHSLGVFHRDLKLDNLLLDENGNLKVSDFGLSAVTGQIRPDGLLHTICGTPTYVAPEILLKRGYDGAKVDLWSCGVVLFALTAGYLPFNDCNVTVLFRKIYRGQFRFPRWMSSDLRYLLSRLLDTNPETRITIDEIYQDTWFNAGEDQYEPVRVKESECVCGDRGTGFKSLNAFDLISFSTGLDMSGLFEDPNGSDSVERVVSAALPENIIERVEAAAEEGKVVVKRERNGGGANLEGQDGNLIGLVVVYRLTEELVVVEMTRSEKGGESGAKFWKDKLRPLLIELAGERETPVSGDFCNI, encoded by the coding sequence ATGAGAGAGCCGCAGAACGACACCCTGGCGACCCAACTAACAACCACCAACGACGACGTGCCATCTGCCGTCGTTTTGTTCGGGAAGTACGAGTTGAAGAGGTTACTGGGAGTCGGCGCGTTCGGCAAGGTGTACCACGCCACAACCGCCGTCACGCGCCAGAGCGTGGCGGTGAAGGCCGTCAGCAAAAGCAAGGTCTTAAACGGAGGTTTTGCTGCCAACGTCGAACGCGAGATCTCTATCATGCGCCGCCTCCACCACTCCAACATCATTGACCTCTTCGAAGTACTCGCGACGAAGACCAAAATCTACTTCGTCATGGAGTTTGCCGCCGGCGGCGAACTCTTCCACACGGTAGCCAGAAAGGGGCGCCTCGAGGAGGAGGACGCCAGGTTTTACTTCCGGCAACTCATCTCCGCCTTGAAACACTGCCACTCGCTCGGCGTGTTCCACCGCGACCTCAAGCTCGATAATTTGCTGCTCGACGAGAACGGGAATTTGAAAGTCTCCGATTTCGGGTTGAGTGCAGTCACGGGTCAGATCCGACCCGACGGGTTGTTACACACTATTTGTGGAACCCCTACCTACGTGGCACCCGAGATTCTGTTGAAGAGAGGCTATGATGGTGCGAAAGTGGATCTGTGGTCGTGTGGCGTCGTTTTGTTTGCGCTCACCGCAGGTTATTTACCATTCAATGATTGCAACGTCACCGTTTTATTCAGAAAGATTTACCGCGGTCAATTCCGGTTCCCTAGGTGGATGTCCAGTGATCTGAGGTACCTCTTATCACGCTTGCTTGACACAAATCCCGAAACCAGGATTACCATTGATGAGATCTACCAAGACACGTGGTTCAACGCGGGTGAGGACCAGTACGAACCGGTTCGGGTCAAGGAGAGTGAATGCGTATGCGGGGATAGAGGAACCGGGTTCAAGTCGCTGAACGCGTTCGACTTAATTTCTTTTTCGACAGGTTTGGACATGTCGGGTCTTTTCGAGGATCCGAACGGGTCGGATTCCGTGGAACGGGTTGTTTCTGCCGCGTTACCAGAGAATATTATAGAGAGAGTGGAGGCGGCAGCGGAGGAGGGGAAGGTGGTGGTAAAGAGGGAGAGAAACGGTGGTGGAGCGAATTTGGAAGGGCAGGACGGTAATTTGATAGGTCTCGTAGTAGTTTACCGGTTAACGGAAGAGCTTGTAGTGGTTGAAATGACGAGAAGTGAGAAGGGAGGGGAATCTGGCGCGAAGTTTTGGAAAGATAAACTGCGCCCTCTGCTTATTGAATTGGCAGGTGAACGGGAAACGCCGGTTTCCGGTGACTTCTGTAACATATAG